The Erythrolamprus reginae isolate rEryReg1 chromosome 3, rEryReg1.hap1, whole genome shotgun sequence genome contains a region encoding:
- the LOC139165347 gene encoding uncharacterized protein, protein MKMLALCAGILLHVLHATDSWGNEVKTTEVPLGGTVNISCEISSELVLASLVTWYKEGQNKNLCKIDQDNKNMLGSEKRCTPQFCNLIINNAQRNDSGTYICIVSEKHRILPMQRTRVIITETLKPNLSILVPSFLQDGPLKHDIPLLCTVFNVNPNSNTLIWNISGKISQDKMDVDMIDGKGAFSIWNLKLVSPEDWNPEMSYDCLYTGNMLQSSQQ, encoded by the exons ATGAAGATGCTTGCCCTTTGTGCTGGGATTCTTCTACATGTCTTGCATG CAACTGATTCATGGGGTAATGAAGTAAAAACAACTGAGGTACCTTTAGGAGGCACAGTGAACATCAGCTGTGAAATTTCATCTGAGTTGGTTTTGGCAAGTTTGGTGACCTGGTACAAGGAAGGACAAAACAAAAACCTGTGCAAGATTGACCAGGATAACAAGAACATGTTGGGAAGCGAGAAAAGGTGCACCCCACAGTTCTGTAATCTGATTATCAACAATGCTCAAAGAAATGACTCTGGTACTTATATTTGCATTGTAAGTGAAAAACACAGAATTCTACCCATGCAGAGGACAAGAGTGATAATCACAG AAACTTTGAAGCCAAATCTTTCCATCCTTGTGCCATCCTTCTTGCAGGATGGACCACTGAAGCATGACATTCCTCTATTGTGCACCGTTTTCAATGTTAACCCTAATTCAAATACCCTCATTTGGAATATTAGTGGAAAAATATCTCAGGATAAAATGGATGTTGACATGATAGATGGGAAAGGAGCTTTCAGTATTTGGAACTTGAAACTTGTCTCTCCAGAGGACTGGAATCCAGAAATGTCTTATGATTGCTTATATACAGGAAACATGCTGCAGTCTTCACAACAGTAG